One stretch of Hevea brasiliensis isolate MT/VB/25A 57/8 chromosome 12, ASM3005281v1, whole genome shotgun sequence DNA includes these proteins:
- the LOC110668428 gene encoding protein NRT1/ PTR FAMILY 5.10-like — MAFTSLSGSESPESIQTPLLHAVVQGSVGYNGLPIYRSNSGGWRSASFILVMELAERFAYFGIASNLITYLTGPIGQSTATAAENVNAWTGTSFLFPVIGAFVADSFLGRYRTIVVGSLICILGLGLLTLSTAISSFNASNCPSTDISTSCSPSSFQVVFFFFSLYLVAFGQGGYKSCVQAFGADQFDEKDPQERKAKSSFFNWWYFSMCSGILVARLIIVYIQDNLSWTFGFGIPCIVMVIALFIFLLGIKTYRYSAEVEKKNAFQRIGQVFVATIRNWRSSCSAIALEEEACGSPPHHSSEQFKFLDKAQFVPNDSKELEKVCSLSDVEEAKAVLRLVPIWASCLLFGVVDVQFSTLCTKQGATMDRSISPGFDIPPASLQSLMSLSIVSFIAIYDRIIVPIARNVTGEPSGITMLQRIGTGMFFSALSMAIATVVEMKRLEIAREYGLVDEPNVTVPMSIWWLIPQYVAAGVADALTSIGMQEFFYDQVPRELRSVGLSLYISAFGIGSFISSFLISIIGRVTGGEGRDSWFANNLNRAHLDYFYWLLAGLSTVQLIAYLYVAKKYVYKR; from the exons ATGGCCTTCACAAGCCTTTCTGGTTCGGAGTCACCGGAAAGCATCCAAACTCCTCTCCTACACGCCGTCGTTCAAGGCTCCGTTGGCTACAATGGCCTCCCCATCTACAGATCAAATTCCGGGGGTTGGAGATCAGCGTCTTTCATATTAG TAATGGAACTTGCAGAGAGGTTTGCGTACTTCGGAATAGCATCGAATCTAATTACGTATTTGACGGGGCCAATCGGTCAGTCGACGGCGACCGCGGCGGAGAACGTGAATGCGTGGACCGGAACGTCTTTTTTATTTCCTGTAATTGGTGCTTTTGTTGCTGATTCTTTTCTTGGAAGATATCGCACCATCGTCGTTGGCTCTCTTATCTGCATATTG GGTCTTGGCTTGTTAACTCTATCGACTGCTATTTCTTCTTTCAATGCTTCTAATTGTCCAAGCACCGATATTTCGACATCTTGTTCTCCTAGCTCATTTCAAGtagttttcttcttcttttctctataTTTGGTAGCTTTTGGGCAAGGTGGGTACAAATCTTGTGTTCAGGCTTTTGGAGCAGATCAATTTGATGAAAAAGACCCTCAGGAGCGCAAAGCCAAAAGCTCGTTCTTCAACTGGTGGTATTTTTCTATGTGTTCAGGCATCTTAGTAGCGCGACTAATCATAGTCTACATACAAGACAACCTTAGTTGGACCTTTGGATTTGGAATCCCATGTATTGTGATGGTCATAGCACTATTCATCTTCTTACTTGGAATTAAGACGTATCGCTATAGTGCCGAGgtggaaaaaaaaaatgcatttcAAAGAATTGGACAGGTTTTTGTTGCAACCATTAGAAATTGGCGATCTTCTTGTTCTGCTATAGCTTTGGAGGAAGAAGCTTGTGGATCGCCACCTCACCATAGTTCTGAGCAATTCAA GTTCCTTGACAAAGCCCAGTTTGTACCAAATGACTCAAAGGAACTTGAGAAAGTGTGTAGCCTCAGTGACGTTGAAGAAGCTAAGGCAGTACTTAGACTTGTTCCCATATGGGCTTCATGCTTGTTATTTGGTGTTGTGGATGTACAGTTCTCAACTTTATGTACTAAGCAAGGAGCAACTATGGATAGATCAATTTCACCTGGTTTTGATATACCACCAGCTTCACTTCAATCTCTTATGAGCCTTTCTATTGTTTCATTCATTGCAATATATGACCGTATCATTGTTCCCATAGCAAGGAATGTAACCGGAGAACCTTCTGGCATTACAATGCTTCAGAGGATTGGAACTGGGATGTTTTTTTCTGCCCTGAGCATGGCAATTGCTACTGTAGTTGAGATGAAGAGGCTTGAAATCGCTCGAGAATATGGGCTAGTTGATGAGCCAAATGTGACAGTTCCAATGAGCATTTGGTGGCTGATTCCTCAGTACGTCGCGGCTGGAGTTGCTGATGCATTGACCTCGATTGGTATGCAAGAATTCTTCTATGATCAGGTCCCCAGAGAATTAAGAAGTGTGGGTCTTTCTCTCTACATCAGTGCCTTCGGTATAGGAAGCTTTATTAGCAGTTTTCTCATCTCTATCATAGGGAGAGTCACTGGAGGGGAAGGTCGTGATAGTTGGTTTGCTAATAATCTGAATCGAGCTCATCTTGATTACTTCTATTGGCTGCTAGCTGGACTAAGTACAGTACAATTGATTGCTTACTTGTATGTTGCAAAAAAATACGTATATAAAAGGTGA